Proteins encoded together in one Telopea speciosissima isolate NSW1024214 ecotype Mountain lineage chromosome 6, Tspe_v1, whole genome shotgun sequence window:
- the LOC122664593 gene encoding uncharacterized protein LOC122664593, producing the protein MVMTQACKLNLPLRAHPSSSLEINSLLFEPISQSLALMYSDSSFLLLPSPPIFTSSPSPSFPPSTLIPSPSTSACFVRLHASPNSTDGRVLFIVAGPHSGGSSILLRSWILRKNQASFAKTQVSCSRSGLSCDHRLGVVVDLSHGFSVKLAGSVNVFALHSVSARKIFVFAAKMIGDEDDGVGVHLVKCAVIDCTLPICSMTILFGFLLLGEDNGVRVFPLRPLVKGRVHRQQELARRRDRKLDLPNGSIQTINGINDLYSTKTMYSKHLVSGTDGNSAEQEGTTVSTNGYAKAEAHRDSAKLRTVKVKQDSSECGTCFVSFKDPEVQSSKSTTLFSMPVKAAYIHALSPNKFLILDMVGDLHLLWLYNTVLGSEIKGHMRHLNHSMKVQMLAVLPDISMRTQTVWVSDGFHSVHTMSISDMDIPANEDVKNDVEEKQIQISAIQAIFASEKIQDIVPLAANAILILGQGNIFAYAIS; encoded by the exons atggTTATGACTCAGGCTTGCAAGCTCAACCTTCCCCTCCGTGCTCACCCTTCTTCTTCGTTGGAGATaaattctcttctctttgaacCAATCTCTCAGTCTCTCGCCTTGATGTATTCCGAttcctcatttcttcttctcccttctcctcctaTCTTCACCTcgtctccttctccttcctttcctcccTCAACCCTAATCCCCTCTCCCTCCACTTCCGCCTGCTTCGTCCGCCTCCATGCAAGCCCTAATTCCACCGACGGTCGTGTCCTTTTCATCGTCGCCGGCCCTCATAGCGGTGGCTCATCGATTCTTCTCCGGTCCTGGATCCTCAGGAAGAACCAGGCATCATTCGCCAAAACTCAAGTGAGTTGCAGTCGGAGCGGCCTCAGCTGTGATCATAGATTAGGTGTTGTCGTTGATCTGTCACATGGGTTTTCGGTTAAGTTAGCCGGCTCGGTTAATGTTTTCGCATTGCATTCGGTGTCTGCTcgtaaaatttttgtttttgcagCTAAGATGATTGGGGATGAGGATGATGGGGTGGGCGTGCACTTGGTGAAGTGTGCTGTTATTGACTGTACTTTGCCGATTTGTTCGATGACtattttgtttgggtttttgcTTCTTGGAGAAGACAATGGTGTTAGGGTGTTCCCATTGAGGCCCCTTGTTAAAGGACGGGTTCACAGGCAGCAGGAACTTGCGCGCAGACGGGACAGAAAGCTGGATTTGCCGAATGGGTCAATTCAGACAATTAACGGAATTAATGATCTGTATAGTACAAAGACTATGTATTCGAAGCATTTGGTTAGTGGTACTGATGGTAACAGTGCCGAGCAGGAAGGAACCACAGTCTCAACTAATGGGTATGCTAAGGCTGAGGCGCATCGTGATTCTG CAAAGCTTAGGACTGTGAAAGTAAAACAGGACTCAAGTGAATGTGGCACATGCTTTGTGTCATTTAAGGATCCAGAAGTCCAAAGCTCGAAATCTACTACATTATTCTCGATGCCAGTAAAAGCAGCTTACATCCATGCATTATCCCCAAATAAGTTTCTAATCTTGGATATGGTTGGAGATTTACACCTCCTTTGGCTGTACAATACAGTCCTTGGATCAGAAATCAAAGGTCACATGAGGCATTTAAATCATTCCATGAAAGTCCAAATGCTAGCTGTTCTTCCTGATATTTCCATGA GAACTCAGACTGTTTGGGTATCAGATGGATTCCATTCTGTGCACACGATGTCAATTTCTGACATGGACATTCCTGCCAACGAGGATGTTAAAAATGACgttgaagaaaaacaaatacaaaTCTCAG CTATTCAAGCAATATTTGCAAGTGAAAAGATTCAAGACATTGTTCCTCTTGCTGCCAATGCAATTCTGATTCTTGGACAAG gaAACATATTTGCATATGCAATTTCCTGA